ctcttttgttttttttgctcCGTAATATAAAATTTGGTCAGTTTCCTTTTGAATTTCTAACTGGCAAGTTAAGGATGAGAGGCTCCTGTTGTTTCAGGAGAAATCTTTGACAACTCCTTCATAGaatcttttgttctttttttgtttgtcTAACTTCAAAATTAAGAAAAGCATTAATCCTCTAAACCCAATTTCTCTCTGTCCTCAAATCTGGTGGAGAAGCCTCCATTTCTGttgattttgatttgaaattaggatatTGCATGCTTCCATATTTTTTCTTCCTGTTTTCTTATTCTTGTGTGTGCATTTGGGATACTTTTTTGAATTACTCAAGTAATTCAAGGCTTGAAGTTGTCTCTTTTGCTTTTGCCTGAGCAGCCCAGAGAAACCTTATGAGTCTGGCAAGAAACACACAGCAATATCCTTGTGATTTCGGTTTTGATTCGAGCTTGACGAATTCGTAGTCTCTCAAAGTTTCCAACGGGGTCAAATTGAGATATGGGATGTTCCATGTCGAAGCTGGAAGATGAAGAGGCAGTTAAACTTTGTAAAGATCGGAAGAGTTTTATCAAACAAGCTGTTGAGCAGAGGAGACGATTCGCTTGTGGACATCTAGCCTACATACAGTCATTGAAACGAGTGTCTGCCGCTCTTCATGAGTATGTCAATGGATATGAGCCTCGCGAGTTGTTATTAGATTCATTCATTACACCCCCTTTTACACCTGTGAAGAAAACAAATCCTGGTTTTATATCTATAACACCGAATTCGTTCTCGCAACTTCCTATCCAATCTAAACCGAATACGGTGGTGAGAGTAAATTACCTGAGATCAGGTGGGAATGGGGCAGTTTCTGTAGAAGAGAGACCTCAGTCACCAGAAACTGTGAGAGTTCAATCTTATTCACCAATGCATCAGTATGGATTTGATGGCTACTTCCCAATGCAATCCCCACCAATGAATTCCTCATTCTTTTCTTATTCTCCTAACAACAGACAAAATATCCCTCCCCCATCACCCGAAAGTTCGCAATGGGACTTCTTTTGGAATCCATTTTCATCGTTGGATAACTATGGCTACCCCTCGCACAATGGTCTCGATCATATGGCAATTGACGATGAGATCAGAGGGCTAAGACAggttagagaagaagaagggattCCTGAACTGGAAGAAGATGAAACTGAGCAGGAAGACAACAGCAATAGAGTAGACAACAGCAATAGAGTAAGAGTAAATCCCACGGAAGAAAGAACACGGACTGGCCAAAGTTGTTGTAGAGAGGAAGTTGTTGTTGAAGACGTGGATGAGGACGAAGACGAAGATGATGAGGATGAAGATGAGGATGACGATGACGATGACGATGAAGAGGAAACAAACCATGGAAGCGAGATGGACCTTGAACCAGGTGTACAATCTTGTGGTAATGGGAAGATTGATGTATCAAAGGTCCAGAATGCTGGACCTATTGCGAGTACAAGCCAAGAATCAGGGGTGGCTCATCCCGAATCCAAGGAAGAAACACCAGGCTTTACTGTTTATGTGAACCGAAAGCCAACAAGCATGACAGAGGTCATCAAAGAACTGGAAGCTCAGTTTATAACGGTTTGCAATTCAGCAAATGAGGTCTCAGCACTGTTAGAGGCTAGAAAAGCTCCATACATGGCCACTTCAAATGAACTTACAGGTTAGATACATAAATACTTCAATCTAAATCCCTTACTTTTAGTGCTTTTTTCCTCTTAAATGTGTGCTTTGCATTTGAGTCATTCGTCCATCTCAGTTAAATGACATGGTCAATAGTGTCCCATATTGATTGACCATACTCCAAAATTGGCTGACGCTATTATgtttgagaaaataaaaaatattgtgGTTTTGGATTTAGCAAATAAGGGTAAAAGGACAAATTTGTGGGATGCAGTTACAAGTTCTCGCGCTCTCATATTCTCAATATCAATTTATGAAGTCTTATTCTTCCTTGCAGCCATGAAAATGTTGAATCCAGTAGCTTTATTCCGCTCAGCTTCATCTCGCTCTTCCTCGTCAAGATTTCTAATCAGCTCTTCAGTAACTAAAGATGAAAGTGGTTACGAAAGCAGTGGCGATATATCGGAAGAATCCTGCTCATTTTCACCCGGTCATCAATCGACATTGGATAGATTATATGCTTGGGAGAAGAAGCTCTACCAGGAAGTGAGGGTGTGTAGCTCAAATTTTCTACTTGCTTGAACGAACTCTGTGGATCTTTCTGTTGTGCTTTTGTTTCTTTCACCGTGTGACCGATTCTCTTCCAACTTGATAGAGACGATTGATTGTGTGGCTTTGACCCAAGTTCTAAATATATCTTCTATAACTTTCTTTAAGGTATAGCAGTGGAGATAATTGATCTTTATAATTTCCTTCTTATTAAACAGTCTGGAGAAAAGGTTAGAATCGCATACGAGAAAAAATGTAATCAACTCAGGAACCAAGATGTAAAAGGTGAAGATCCATCTTCAGTAGAAAAAACAAGATCTGCCATGAGAGATCTCCATACTCAGATTAAGGTTTCAATTCACTCCGTCGAAGCTGTGGCGAAAAGAATCGAAATGTTAAGAGACGAAGAGTTGCAGCCTCAACTTCTAGAATTGGTTCAAGGGTATGTTTCCCTTGTTGCTCGACATCTTTACGTTGTATCTCGATTTAAACATGGTGGATTAGACCCGAACCAGGTTATACTAAGATAATTAACCACCATACTTCTTATGATTACATAGGTTAGCAAGGATGTGGAAAGTAATGGCAGAATGTCATCAATTACAGAAGCGGGCTTTAGATGAAGCAAAGCTTCTACTTGCCGGTAT
This DNA window, taken from Benincasa hispida cultivar B227 chromosome 6, ASM972705v1, whole genome shotgun sequence, encodes the following:
- the LOC120080100 gene encoding nitrate regulatory gene2 protein-like, whose amino-acid sequence is MGCSMSKLEDEEAVKLCKDRKSFIKQAVEQRRRFACGHLAYIQSLKRVSAALHEYVNGYEPRELLLDSFITPPFTPVKKTNPGFISITPNSFSQLPIQSKPNTVVRVNYLRSGGNGAVSVEERPQSPETVRVQSYSPMHQYGFDGYFPMQSPPMNSSFFSYSPNNRQNIPPPSPESSQWDFFWNPFSSLDNYGYPSHNGLDHMAIDDEIRGLRQVREEEGIPELEEDETEQEDNSNRVDNSNRVRVNPTEERTRTGQSCCREEVVVEDVDEDEDEDDEDEDEDDDDDDDEEETNHGSEMDLEPGVQSCGNGKIDVSKVQNAGPIASTSQESGVAHPESKEETPGFTVYVNRKPTSMTEVIKELEAQFITVCNSANEVSALLEARKAPYMATSNELTAMKMLNPVALFRSASSRSSSSRFLISSSVTKDESGYESSGDISEESCSFSPGHQSTLDRLYAWEKKLYQEVRSGEKVRIAYEKKCNQLRNQDVKGEDPSSVEKTRSAMRDLHTQIKVSIHSVEAVAKRIEMLRDEELQPQLLELVQGLARMWKVMAECHQLQKRALDEAKLLLAGIPSKLDARKLSSAPVIEPNWLARASANLETELRNWRSCFESWITSQRSYMHAITGWLLRCVNSGSSDTTKPPFSPRRSNTSALPIFGLCIQWKRFLDDIQEKAVLDGLDFFAAGMGSLHAQQQQRDDPHRTQVGSQRYEESGGNMEMVEFGKVEEVMTAEKMAEVAIRVLCAGLSFAMSSLTEFAISSADGYSDLLKQMPKGDNSQIAQ